The Tripterygium wilfordii isolate XIE 37 chromosome 5, ASM1340144v1, whole genome shotgun sequence genome window below encodes:
- the LOC119998370 gene encoding BEL1-like homeodomain protein 9 has protein sequence MAEGFEPYHVPQQSRRDKLRFLALNHSGTGSVDSALLPLYDPSLLSSDLLNCANNHSPPVGVLKEGVVNGNLMGFVSSTSQHHPYLDPQSSLSINPYFYPSQQNFQNLRSNYDHQSYNGHGDQVVLYKPEPLSLTHQVCTSTTSTGQGLSLSLSSHHTNLPLELNYMVPAGTVGGGVGGSGSTSNEVSRSSVPLGPFTGYASILKGSKFLKPAQQLMEELCDVGRTIYAEKMATDSALMEPSMDSLNASGDLLSCVDDSENRQKKSTLLSMLDEVYRRYEQYYQQMQAVVASFEYVAGLSNAAPYANLALKAMSKHFRSLKNAITDQFQFNNKAQGPISHGKDEAPRFRNSERGIYGQRPIHNSGSHDHQPVWRPQRGLPERAVSVLRAWLFEHFLHPYPTDTDKLMLAKQTGLTRSQVSNWFINARVRLWKPMVEEIHMLEMRQAQKVLQREERNANRASDHNNIASSNSLVSENPSTSTQRIHDNPPSKHSRDHDLPLVPAGNGEALNLSHHNLSSHQHMGVSVGMAGGSVVSLTLGLHQNNGFGLSESCPINAAQRFGLEGSNEGYVTGNFEVQDRHFGRGVIGGQLLHDFVG, from the exons ATGGCGGAAGGGTTTGAGCCGTACCATGTCCCGCAACAAAGCAGAAGAGATAAGCTTCGATTCCTGGCTCTAAACCACTCCGGTACTGGTTCTGTTGATTCAGCCTTACTTCCCCTCTACGATCCTTCACTACTCTCTTCCGATTTGCTAAATTGCGCCAACAACCACAGCCCTCCAGTTGGAGTACTGAAAGAGGGAGTGGTGAATGGTaatttgatgggttttgtttCTTCAACTTCACAACACCACCCATATTTGGATCCCCAATCTTCACTCTCCATAAACCCATATTTTTATCCCTCTCAGCAGAATTTTCAAAACCTGAGAAGTAATTATGACCACCAGTCATATAATGGCCATGGTGATCAGGTTGTACTGTACAAGCCTGAACCATTATCTTTGACTCATCAGGTCTGTACTAGTACTACCAGTACTGGTCAAGGCTTGTCTTTATCTCTTTCTTCTCACCATACCAATCTTCCTCTAGAGCTCAATTATATGGTTCCTGCTGGTACTGTTGGTGGTGGCGTCGGCGGAAGTGGTTCTACTTCTAATGAGGTTTCTAGAAGTTCTGTTCCTCTCGGGCCGTTTACTGGTTACGCTTCTATTTTGAAGGGGTCGAAATTCTTGAAGCCTGCACAGCAATTGATGGAGGAGTTGTGTGATGTTGGTCGTACAATTTATGCCGAAAAGATGGCCACCGATTCGGCTCTGATGGAACCTTCGATGGATAGTTTGAATGCTAGTGGGGATCTGCTTAGTTGTGTCGATGACAGCGAGAATCGGCAGAAGAAATCCACGCTACTATCAATGCTAGATGAG GTTTACAGGAGGTACGAGCAATACTATCAACAGATGCAGGCAGTGGTGGCATCATTTGAATACGTAGCTGGCCTCAGCAATGCAGCTCCTTATGCTAACTTGGCTTTGAAAGCCATGTCTAAACACTTCAGGTCCTTGAAAAATGCCATCACTGATCAGTTTCAGTTCAACAATAAGGCCCAAGGTCCAATAAGCCATGGTAAAGATGAAGCCCCTCGGTTCAGGAACTCTGAAAGAGGCATTTATGGCCAGAGGCCCATTCACAACTCAGGATCACATGATCACCAACCTGTTTGGCGACCCCAAAGGGGGCTTCCCGAACGTGCTGTATCTGTTTTAAGGGCGTGGTTATTTGAACACTTCCTGCATCC TTATCCTACTGACACAGACAAGCTAATGTTGGCCAAACAAACCGGTCTAACTAGGAGCCAG GTCTCTAATTGGTTCATCAATGCAAGAGTTCGGCTCTGGAAGCCAATGGTTGAGGAAATACACATGCTAGAGATGCGGCAAGCTCAGAAGGTTTTGCAAAGAGAGGAACGAAATGCCAACAGGGCAAGTGATCATAATAATATAGCTTCATCGAACTCGCTTGTGTCAGAAAATCCATCCACATCCACCCAGAGAATTCATGACAACCCTCCTTCAAAACATAGTAGAGATCATGATCTTCCGCTAGTACCTGCAGGGAACGGGGAGGCACTGAACTTGTCTCACCATAATTTATCGAGCCATCAACATATGGGTGTCAGTGTAGGCATGGCAGGTGGTAGTGTTGTGTCCCTAACACTTGGTCTCCACCAGAATAATGGCTTTGGTTTATCGGAGTCTTGTCCTATAAATGCAGCTCAACGATTTGGTCTCGAGGGAAGTAATGAGGGATATGTTACGGGTAATTTTGAAGTACAAGATCGACACTTCGGAAGGGGTGTTATTGGTGGGCAACTTCTGCATGATTTTGTTGGCTAG